Part of the Corticium candelabrum chromosome 15, ooCorCand1.1, whole genome shotgun sequence genome, gatgggtgtaggggtgggatgggtgtagAGGTGGGTGTGTGTAGGGgttggatgtgtgtgtgtgtaggtgtgagGGTGTGGGTGtatgggtgggtgtgtgggtgggtgtaccAAAGTGCATATAAGCAGTCGTGGACCAACAGTGGTGCTGTCATCAGGGCGTGAGTGAGATTGTGAGTGGCACCTCTTACTCAATCAAAAGCTCATATTGCCTATGAAGGCATCGTGACATGGCGAGTGTAGACTGCCATTGCAAAGTCTATGCCATTACCAAGTCTTGTTGCTAAGCTTGTTTGGAACCGATCTACCTATATTAGGGGTTGCTATCCAGGCAAAACAGCAAGTACTGCGGCATACTTCAATGGCAGTCATGTAAATTTAGAGCGTACTTCTGGCAAGCCACTGCATCCTGATGTGTCTTATTGTGCATGTTGACGTCTTTGGTGTCCTTGGAGGTAGTTCACCTTGGATATATCCGAGTGTTCCCATAGGCCTTCTCTACGAGAAGGTGGTGTGCTTAGAGGTTTCTTGATAGCAGCAAATGTATCCTGTATAGACATTGCAATGTCTGGTTGCGTGGCTTGTTCTCCGCTATATATAGGTCTACATATTTTTCCGTTTCTGGGTTGGTTGGATAGCCATGGCAATGTCTGCGTGGCTTGATTTCCACTATATATAGGTctacatatttgttttgttcttgCCTGACTGGATAGACATTGTGTCTTGTAGTTTGCGTAGATCGTTCTCCGCTAAATATAGGTTTACATTTCTTCATTCTTGGCGGTGTAGGGTATGTCTGATGATGGGATCCATGGTGGTActcgtcacacacacacacacacacacacacacacacacacacacacacacacacacacacacacacacacacacacacacacacacacacacacacacacacacacacacatgcaactacatgcacatacactcatagctctgaagcgagtagaacacagcttcatttactattaTTGCAGCTGAAATATAATGAGTCACTGAAACctatatacaaacacatgctGCATAGCTTCTTTCCATATTCTGCAAGTACACGTACTGCATACCTAATATCCACATCTTGAGATATGTGATCATCTGGGCATTGGCTTCGTTGGTGTAGCAGTGAAGAGGCGTAATCTGGATGTTGTTTTTGTCGATGGCTAGGATGTCTATACGGAAAAGGAGACATTGACGAAATCCAAAGTCAGGGCGTGTTCCCACTTCTTGTCATTGTCGACCATCTGTGTGGGCGGCACAACATGCACCCCTACTCTACCTGTCGTGGTGTGTGCGTACTGATCCACCAAGATTTGGCCTGTTGGGCGACTGGCTAGAACGAGACATCAATGTAGATGGGAATCAAAGTTTTTCCATTGTTGGGTGGGAGGTTGTACCACAAAGAGTTCAGGGTTGTTCGACGATACCAATGCTGGTGTTTGTCCTACGAGTCGTTCTGTGGTTGTGTTGGAAAGCTTGCTGCCACGACCGGCATACAACGAGACCTCTATACATGTGCAGTCTCGTGCTAGGACGTTTGGATGTAGAAAGGTTTTGTGTAGATGTTCGTTGGGGCAGTCCACATATTCGCATAGTTTTGTGCCCATGGGAGCCTGGACTTCTGTCGCTTCGAATTGGGAAACGAATTTGTTGCACAATTTGTTTCTCACTGTATACCGATTGGGGGTGTGGGGTAGTTAggggtggtgtgtgtgtgagtgtgtgtgtgtgtgtgtgtgtgtgtgtgtgtgggtgggtgggtgggtgggtgtaccCAAGTGCATATAAGCAGTCGTGGACCAACAGTGGTGCTGTCATCAGGTCGTGAGTGAGATTGTGGGTGGCACCTCTTACTCAATCAAAAGCTCCTATTGCCTATGAAGGCATCGTGACATGGCGAGTGTAGACTGCCATTGCAAAGTCTATGCCATTGCCAAGTCTTGTTGCTAAGCTTGTTTGGAACCGATCTACCTACATTAGGGGTTGCTATCCAGGCACAACAGCAAGTACCGCAGCATACTTCAATGGCACTCATGCAAATTTAGAGCGTACTTCTGGCAAGCCACTGCATCCTGATGTGTCTTATTGTGCATGTTGACGTCCTTGGTGTCCTTGGAGTTAGTTCACCTTGGATATATCCGAGTCTTTCCATAGGCCTTCTTTACGAGAAGGTGGTGTGCTAGAGGTTTCTTGAAAGCAGCGAATGTATCCTGTATAGGCTTTGCAATGTCTGGTTGCGTGGCTTGTTCTCCGCTATATATAGGTCTACATATTTGTTTCAACAGTGTGTCTTGTAGTTTGGGTAGATTGTTCTCTGCTAAATATAGGTCTACATATTTCTTCATTCTTGGCGGTGTAGAGGTATGCCTGTCAATGGGATCCATGGTGGTActcgtcacacacacacacacacacacacacacacacacacacacacacacacacacacacacacacacacacacacacacacacacacacacacacacacacacacgcaactacatgcacatacacttgcagctctgaagcgagtagaacacagctttatTTGCTATTATTGTAGTTGAAATATGATGAGTCACTGAAACctatatacaaacacatgctGCATAGCAAGTACACGTACTGTATACCTAAGATCCACATGCTTGAAATAAGttactatacatgtatagtctaGTAGGATTTAGGAAATGTGTATTTCCGTTAGGCAATAGAATCTTTGTTTTAAGGGATCAAGTAGGTTGTGCTTTCACACTCCTAAAAACTTGGTTGGAGGAATtcaataatgatgtctggGTTTGGGTAGTATCTAGATCTTATTTCTACtatactttttatacaatctcTACATCTaaagtttttaaaaattctagtACTCTCAACGACTGGCTAGGTTACCCAACAAAAAATTGTTAAACAGGTGGGTTGTACAGtgtcatgtgatcacgtgTTCTTATATTTTAGTGCAAATGGAAGACATGGAAAGTAAGATTAGTAGACTTCTGGAAGCAGATGCTGGTAATATTATATCTGTCGTGTgatattgattaataaatgGAGGTTTGTGGTCTCAAATACAGCAATCAGTGAACCCCACCTTACTGAGAGTGACATTTCAAATGAGGATGCAATAACCAAATCTCATAGCATCGGTATCACAACTAGCAAACAAGTATCATTTGCTCCTGAAGTGGATGTTGACGATCACAGTCACACAGATGATACCATCAGGTCGGATGATGTAGAGTCTACTCTCAAAAATACTGCCAGGAGAGGCATACTAGCAGTGAGAGCAGCTGGTGGCTAtgatgttgttgcagctgctTTGGGCAATGAGATAACGGAGGTTCCAGGAGTGGTGGACTCTCTGGCAGATAGTGAGCCCACTGAATCGATGCTAGTGGAGGACGAAAGTGATGTTTGGGATGATTTGGATGATGCTGAACTTAACAAGGTTACAAAAAATTGTTGAGACTATTCTGTGCTAGCTGAGAAGTTGGTTGTCTAGTTCTTGCTGtcagaagaagaagtgacagTCAAGACAAAACTGTGGATGGAAGAGAATAAGATATACTTGGAGCAGCAGCAAGGTAGTTAGCTATTCTCAACAAGTAGGGTTGATTCTATTGGAGTAGAtttcatatgtttgtctgtagctAAAAAAGAACAAGAGGAGCAGGAGAAACTTAAGAACAAGGACAAACCAGCTAAGAAAGTATGAACATTTAGTTAGTTGTGTCTGATACTCATTATAGGTTCTTTGTCAGACTCGGCGCCGGAAACCCAAAGTGGCAACACAGCCTTGTAAAACTGCCGGCGAGGCTATCGAAAGGATGCTCCAGGAGAAGAGAATATCGAGTAAAATAAATTATGAAGTACTTCGTGATCTCAATTCTTTAGCGCGGGCCTGCTCTGAGGTTTCCACGCATGAACTACCACTGTCTGAATCAGTTCAATTGTAAAATTTGCCTTTTCCTTCCGTTTTTGGTTGCGTAAAGTGGGTATATGTTTAGTGGAGATGAATGTGGAAACAGTTTGTTGAAGAGCCATTTACAGTTGCCTGAAAGTAGCCAGGTATATGCAGTTGTTCATTATAGCTAGTGTTAGTTAATCTGTTGTTTGGATGAAATATAATACTTGGTTACCAGGAACCTCCTGCAAAGAAGAAGACGTTGCGTGCTGATGGAACGGTTCAAAAGGCGCAAGGTGCAACAGTTGCAGACAGTGTTATAGTGATTGAGAGTGGCCCTGTGGAGTATGCCACTGAAGACATTGTTGATGAAGAGTATGACGATGAAGAAGCTGACGTGTCAACTGCCACTATAAATGATGTTAATCACCATCAGGGATACTATGAAggttttctttttttttgaaAACATGCTCATAAGAAATATGAAAGTGACTGTAATTGCAGATTTTGGTAATGCAGATTATGATGATTATGAAACAGTTGAAGATTGGAGTTAAGTTAAGCCAGATAGTAGTTATTTGTCACAGAAGATCAAGTATCAATATGttgaaaacaataattatCTTGCGTGTCTTACGCACATAGACGTACCTATCTGCGCTCGAATTAGGCTGTTTAGAATTCCGTTCTCTAGAGTTTGGAGCGGTACTGTAGCATTGAGCATAACAGCTAGGTTATGCGGGCATTTGAAACGCCAGAGCATGGTCTAGCAGTGTGTTGCGCCTCCGGCACCTTCTACACGTATAGTTCATAACTTCTCCATGCAATATCGAGTTCGAACACTTCTGCTAAAGTTTCGGAAGAGCTGAAGGTGTCATGCAGTCAGTCAGAAGAGTTAGAAGACCTCCTAACACAGAAACAAGCTTAGAAATGTTCGAGCATGGGTAGGTACATCTGAAGCGTCTCTAGAGAGTACTTGTATGTGAAAGTTTCGaccctatttcttcaagccAGTCAAGCACCAATAGAAGCTAGTGTAGAGTTCGCtattttgttttctattttaggGGAAATCCAACTTAACTTGTGcgagtagatcttacaaagacaaatcgatcggtctATGTTGCTCTGTTGTCTTTGCTTTCGTAAACTAGAACGAGCGAATTGTGTGCTGTGCATGCAACGCCCGCGCGCCCGCTCTTCGCTTCCTAGTCGACTGCGAACGAATCAACGCGTTTACGGAGGACTGATACGATACATTGAGAATGCCGAaagtgaatgcgaagatattatgaaaaTCTACCTTCTTGCCGTTAGTGCTTCCTCTCTAGAgtaatggtgtcggtagatcGCGAGCTAGCTGTTTTTCAGTCAGACTTTCTACTCCTCATTACTACGGCCTAGTACGTAGAGAACgcgtatttgtttatccttgttctaaatccgaagagaaacgttcagcgcacCGTCTAGCGCTTAGCGTGTGCTGCAaaggacgttcctattttcacactCGGTCAGCTCGCTTTCTTTTgtcgctgattggtagaagatAAAAATTACAATCGGTTGTTtaaaaataggaacgtcctctaTTGCACACGCCGCTGAACGTTTCTTTTCGGATATCAAAAGAACAAAGCTACGCAAATACTCAAGCAAACTCTAGGAAAGCCGTCTAGGGTAATGAGGaattctgcatgcatgctccTGGTAGCGGGTATCGCACTGTTTTGTCTAGTTGGTAGATTGTAATAGGTCTTAGTATCACCCTAACTTTTGTACGAGTTTCCCTCAACATAGCACTGCGACGAGGACGTACAACGTAGGAGTCATGGTCTGAACGACTACACTGTCTACCAGTATTCTTTCTTGCTAATGGCATCAAGACCAATGAGAAGGAGTGGCGAGCCGCAATTTTTCTATCTCTCATCGGCAGCTCGACGTACGAATTACTTCGTACATCACTGGCGTAGcgtcgggggggggggggggggaggctatagccccccaAACAGTTTGAATGTGTCACTCCGTTGAAAGCAGAACTAGCTAGGTGACAGTCCGCTTTATTAATCTCTGAATAGTACgttgacgatcgacgacgTTCATTAATTGACTATATCtctttgacaatacacatcatcatttcagtgtgaTAAAACCAGTGccgagaagtcgtggacacgtAAAGTGCTCATGATCTTCACTTATTTGAGGAGTCTACTACGTTATCCGGCAATGGCAGAATCAGATAAGACCGCATCAAAGGCATGCAGAAGCTtatccatcaattatttttcaaGTACGTCTAGCtaaggtcgacaacccgattgattggagaatggaatctcTTGCGGCTCCGCTattgctaaaattggtcaacgctGTTTGCACTgcattggtcttctagattctattgtcatcgagatgccatttaaCTTGACGAcgcagcgagccatgaaaacctTTTTCGCAaggactgtaacagtgtttccacttcTTTAgacgcacactgacggcactcTGTCCCGCAGTTTATTCGTAACCTGAAATTGATACTAATTTActtagatgtctacaaactgcgagctaaaaatttagaaaattaGAAAATGAGCGTGGCTTTTGCATGTGAGAAATGGGAGCGGTTTGCGGTCTAATTTATTAGCTTCCCAAACTTGAGAACCACGCTACGCTGGTGCACTGGTGCATACGCAAGTTCTCGCGACACTTGAATTGGAGGATCTTCTTGCTGCCTAAAAAAGCACACTTTTCTTCGCCAAAACTGCTTGTCATTGCGGAGCGTTATAGTTGAGTTTTATCAATGCAGTCAGCGTGAGGGAGAGAACGTTGTAGAGTTTTTGGCGGTGTTACTGAAGTTGTCGCCACACTGTGAGATCGGCGCCTTTTTAGATGACGCGCTGCGCGACCTCTTCGTTTGCGGTCTACGTGACAGCAACAGTCGAAGAAGCTCCTCACGGAAGACCAACTCACGTTGACAAGAGCGAGTGCCATCGCCCAGAGTATGGAAGCGGCGACACGCCAATCTACCCAGATGCGCGATGTTTTGACTGAAAAGGGGTGGGGAAACTCACAATGGGGCAAAGCTACTCACACGTTTTGGCACGCGGAATTGGAAGCAAGTCCGCCCGCAATGGAATGAACGGCAAACGTAATGCAGGTGGCAGTGCAGGCAAGAGCGACCCATGTTACCGCTGCATTAAGAGTGGTCATCTTCCACAAGATTGCAAGTGGAAGGACGCTTCATGCCACAAATGCcacaaatatatattttagtcCAGCTTGGCGCGCACCGCAAAAACCAAACGTGACCAAGTACGTGGAATCCAGTAACGCCCACAGTGATACTGGCAAGGAAGATCTTCAGCTTTTTACAATTCGCCGAGATAGTAGAGATGGATGACTAATGATGTCAGCACAATTGCAGGTGTGGATATTGAAATGGAATAGATACAGGTGCTGCGGTATCTCTTATCTCTGAGACCGCCTGGAAGGAGCGTCTCCCCCATGTCAAATTGGAGCCTTCAAAGCAGCATCTCTCTACTTATGCAGGAGAGCGTATTAGAGTCATGGGTGAAGCCACAGTACCACTCCGTTGCAATGGCCAGACCGCTCAAGTTTCACAATCGGGACACCAAATAACCTCACCGGGTTTGCGGCAGATGCCAATGCCGTACCAATCGTCTGCTTTGCAAGTGCACAACATCTTAATATCATATAGAATTCATTTCCCTAATAGGGCGCAACATTTTTTATCTTTTGCATATGGAGAATCTCAAACATCTGTTGCGTTTGCACGAGGAGGGGCTCCTCAGTTCGGTGGCTCTTGAAAAGCCATTGAACGTCTTGAACCCACCAATCAAAGAGCTCAGCCGTCTCTTATAACTACACACCCTAGGGTCTATCGGGAACAAGGCGCTCGTCTCGGCGTTGTGTGTTCTGACACTTCCCTGCGAGGACATGGCCGAAGAGGAGACCGTGAAGGACGAACCATAGGATGAGCCTTGGTGCAAGCCATTGCCCATATTTCCGAAACCAAGACATAAAAGAAATTATCCGCTATGTAGAGGTTGTGGTAGAGCTGATGGTAACGGTAGGTCTTTTTTTAGATAGAGATGACCATCGACGACATAAGCGTACAATGTCTTCGTAGCCTTTATCCCTCGCACATGCTATGGCCCATTCAAGGTCTGAGGCATCCCATTCAAGGCATAGAATTACGATGTAGCCTTTCCAGCGGCCTGCGCCATGGTAGCGTCAATATCGACAGCGCCCAATTTACGACACAGCCGCACGATGGATTCGTGGCCCTTGTCTGCGGCACATATCATAGCGTTGTCAACGCCTGTGGCACCCGATTCGTGACATAAAACGCACGAAATTCTCGTTACCCCCACCTCCTCTGCGGCCCAGGCCATAGCCTCATCGAAGTCGgtgcccccccccccaatcACGACACAGACGCGCTATAGATTCGTGACTGCCGCTTGCGGCCCATCTCATAGACATGTCGAAGTTGGTGGCGCTCCATTGATGACAGAGTCGCACGATGTGTTCGTGCCCGCTGTTTGTGGCCCAAGCCATGGGCAGATCGAACTCGGTGACACCCCAATCGCGACACAGACgcatgacgttctcgaaaccACCACTTGCGGCCCAGAGGATTGCTCGGTTGAGATCGGTGGCTCCCAGTTCGTGGCATAGGCGCACGACGTGTTCATGACCACCTTCTGTGACCCAGTCCATGACTTCGTCAGGATCGAACATGTCTTTCTAGTTGTAACACAATCGCCCGACGTGCTCGTGGCCTCGTGCTGATGTTGaaatagtagtagtagtagcagcagcggcggcggcggcggcggcggcggcggcggcgggcAGCagcgctgctgctgctactaaACACTATGACATAAACCGCAACATTAACAGAAATCTGAGCACATAACAAAAGTTTTTGCTAATTTAACTACTTACTACATAACAATAACTAACAGTTAAttactaaacaataaaattaaaaacattgtCTACTCAGTGAGGTGAGCCTCACTGGTTATCAGTCTGACAGTGCCTACGTCAATGGGATGGTAAGTACAAGATCTTGTGCCGCGAATGCACATAATTGCTAATCGGAGCAATGCAAAGCTAATGCGACATTGGATCAGCTGCATCACTGTACTATAATGTTCATTCGTCATTGTCGTTAGTAGACTGGCAATTCTTTTATAGAATGTGTTGCTTCAGGACCTGTACCACCTGTAGATGTGACGACGAGTGGGGTGAAGGAACCATGCTCAACTTCTCGTACTCTTTGACCATATTCCCGCTTTTTTCACTTTCATGTATTTCATAGCTGATGTAAGAGAAGAGTGGTGGCGATAGGACTTGGCGTTCGGATAAAATACCCGGATATCGAAAAATGCTCTCTCCTCGCCTCCACACTCCTCTTGCAGAGATGTCTGCTCTAGCATAGTCACTGGTGTTAGCGGTGTGTTGATCAAAATGTTCTCCATCCAGTGGTCGAAGTAGTGGTTCAACTGCCACATCATGACATACTTCTTTCAGAAGATCAGCAGCTAGGTTGCGGATTTCATTGTGCCTGAGTATAGGAAAGCCTCCTTTTTTGCAAATCATGGCATGATCAATGGTGAAATCAAGACCACATTCACATCTCAAAGGCATATCAGTTAAAGGCCGACTGTATCTCAGGCATATAATGCATCTCGAAAATCATTCTTTGATAAATGAAATCCGTGTTCTTCAATGGGATGCACAGTCAACCAGCTCGATGCTCCTTTTTCTGAAGCTAGTTCAATACATCTCTTTATTGGTGTTGATCCACTTGTTTGTGACGTTTACATCATTTCTTTCTGAGTAGCTTCTTTCTTTTTTCATTTCAGCCTTTCTTCGTTTTGTCTCGATAGTAGATAAATCGTAGTTTTGCTCTTGTGCAATGATGAGTGCGGCTAGTGAAGCTGTGATATGTTTGGAAGCTTCAAAATGAAAATTGGCAATGCTTGAAGGATTGGGAATGTTCAATCCTCCAACATTACAAGGCAAAGAGAGCAGGTTTCTCATATCTGCACCACAGGCAGTTTGATCTGTTAGGGATGGCAGAAATCGCTGGCAAATGGCCTCTTCTAGAGGCTCCAACATATCAGAAATGTTTGGAACAGTTCTCATGATATATGACCATCTATGCACTAAACCTTGGGTGGAAGCAGAATATGCTGCATGAGGATGTGTGATGGCGATATCAGAcagtttgtcaatttgtgaAACCCATTCCTTAACTTTgctgtagtagtagtagtagtagtagtagtagtagtagtagtagtagtagtagtatacaacactataagtgacagatatacgcacgcagcaaaacaaacaattaaaagtcagttactactttacgTCATTACATTGTATGcttaactattatcacaagcTATAGTCACCACCTACTCATCTAGGTGGGCCTCGCTTTCAATGAGTCCCAGCAGGTCCACTTTGATAGGTCTATACGTAGAGGATCTTGTTCCACGGATACACAGTATACTCGAGCGAAGTAGGGCAAAACTCAATCTACAGcgaattaattgcataattctactgtactgctctCCTGACTTGGCTGCATGCAGACTTGCCACTCGCTTATAGAAGGTTGTTGCCTCTGGGCCTGTGCTTCCGTATGACGTAAACACTAATGGAGTGAAAGACCCATGCTCAACTTCCCGAATTCTCTCACCGTAAGCgcgtttcttctcattctcgtGACTCACATAGGCGGATTTGAGTGAAGAGTGTTTGCGGTTGGAAGCAGCGTTTGGGTAGAAAACCctcacatcaaaaaatgccCGTTCTCCATGCCTCCACACTCCTCTAGCAGAAATGTCGACCCTAGCGTTATCATCTGTGATGGCAGTGCGATGCGCAAACTGTTCTCCATCCAAGGGACGAAGTACAGGTTCGATTGTAACATCTGTAGAAACCTCCCTTAGAAGATCAGCTGTGATGTTCCGGATCTCGTTGTGCCTTAGCGTGGGAAAGCCGCCTTTCTGGCATATCATGACATGGTCGACGTTAAAACTGAGGCCGCATTCACATTTCGAGGGCAAATCTGATAAAGGCCAGCCATATCTTAAGCACAGAGCATCACGAAAATCGTTCTTGGCAAGATGGAAACCATGCTCTTCAATAGGCTGCACGGTAAGCCAGCTCGATACTCCCTTTTCGGATAGGACTTCCAAGCTCCCTTTTATTTGCGGtgatgcatttgtttgcaACTTCTCCAAGGTCTCATTGTGGAAAGCTTGTGTCTTGGCCTTGATCTcagattttcttctttttgtttCCAATGGAGACACTGTGATGGCGTTCTCTTGTTCGACAATAAGAGCAGCCAAAGGCGCAGTGATGTGCTCGGAAGCTGCAAATAGTGATTCAGCAGTCTTCGACGGATCAGAAATGTTCAACCCACCGAGATTGCAAGGTAATGACAAGAGGTCTCTCATGTCTGCACAGCACACTGGTTGACCAGTCAGTCTAGGCAAAAATCGTTGGTGGATGACTTCTTCTAACGGCTTGAGCATTTCAGATATAGATGGAACAGTTCTCAAGAGATAGGACCAGCGATGGGCCAAACCTTGAGTAAAAGCTGAGTATGCGACATGAGGATGAGTTACAGCAATGGTTGATAGTTTTTCCACTTGACGAACCCACTCATTGACTTTACTGTCAACGTATTCACGAACAAACGAAGGGTGCCCTAAAGCAGCACCTAGATGTCGTTTACCTGATGTTGTGATTTGTACTGCCGTATCAGCAAATGCAGAGCGGGCATCTTCCAATTTGTTCTGCTTTACTATCAACCAAGTTTTAACAGCGTTTGCGTGATATCCGAACTTGGGGCCGACTTTGACAATGTCATTCCACCACTGCCTCACACCTCTAATGCACCCTGCACCTGTTGCATCATCAGCATACCAGACTTGCTTGGTTTCACATTGAAGTTGAGTGATGAGCGGCAGGATGCCAATCGCGTACATGGACATCGCCAGCGGATCACCCTGTGTTGTTCCTTCAGCTGATCTGATTATCTCGCCTCCCACAACGAACATCAAAACCTCGTCCCTGtatgtagtagtagtagtagtagtagtagtagtagtagtacctTAATCCTCTGGAGGAGGCGTTACGATCCAAACTGATTCCCGCCATAACCAATAGAAGTACTCCAGGAGACAAGATGAGAAGGCTTTTTGCATTACCACCTCGACTAGGCGGCCTTGGAATTGTAGATCCACGTTCGTTGACTTGTGAGCTGGAATACTCAAAGTTAATTTGTGCGCCACTGGTCAACCGaattgtgcaacaagaaacaaacctgGATAACGTTCCTACCAAGCAGAATTCTATGAAAGCTAGCATTCGCCAGCAAAAacatctagcacaaaagtCTCATTCTGAAATCACTGTCAATGATCTATCTGTGGAATTGAAACGTTTAGTTGAATTGGCCTGTGAGAAGGGTGCCTCCTGCTGGCTGACCGCAATCCCACTAGAGCAACACGGattcactttgcacaaatctgCGTTTCGGGATGCCCTGTGCCTCAGATACGGTTGGCACCCGTCCAACCTCCCAGACATATGTCCATGTGGATCTAAATTCTCAGTAGAtcactctctgtcatgtccaacaggaggataccccagcatccgccataacgaggtccgcgatttatttaccaacttgttgacagaggtttgccacgatgtacacaaagagcccgttctgcaacctctcaacggcgaggtgtttcaaaaacgctgtactacctctgacgaaaatgccagacttgatattgctgtcagtggattttggggtgggcacttccaacgaactttctttgacgtcagggtcttcaaccctaatgcctcatcctacaaatcagtgcagatcccgtcattatataaacggcaggaacaagagaagaaaaggcgatacgaggaacgaattaataacgtggagctttcatcgttcacgccaatcattttagcatgcactggaggatgcagtaaactgacgtctattttcttgaaaagactagcctcacttttatcggaaaagcaccacaccgagtacagcacaactatcaactggctgagatgtcgactgtcatttgcactccttcgggcctgtgtgatgtgtttgcgaggatgcaggtccaagcttcacagaacctcaagggacttcaacattctgctggaagcagcagaaagtagattatagaagactgtttatctcaaagttgttacaacctagaaacttgttgctatagaggaagcttttacatacagtagtagtattttgaaaaaagtagtagagattttattattattagtagtagtagtagtagtagtttattcaagtagtagtagtagtagtgtgttagcagatgccgtttgattgttcaaatacaccagttctctcagtagtagtagtagtagtagtagtagtagtttgaTGTCCGGGTGTTTAACCCCAATGCCACCTCGTACACATGTtttgaagttgcatcatgctatagaaaacaggaacaagagaagaaaaggaaatatgaagaaagactgagaaaagtagaaaatgcttcctttacacctattatcctttcttgcactggtggcatgagcaagcttacaacgtcatttaccaaaaagctggcctcaatgatatctgagaaaaaggacactccatacggtagcgtgatcaactggctaagatgtc contains:
- the LOC134191014 gene encoding transcription factor IIIB 90 kDa subunit-like isoform X2, with protein sequence MEDMESKISRLLEADAAISEPHLTESDISNEDAITKSHSIGITTSKQVSFAPEVDVDDHSHTDDTIRSDDVESTLKNTARRGILAVRAAGGYDVVAAALGNEITEVPGVVDSLADSEPTESMLVEDESDVWDDLDDAELNKFLLSEEEVTVKTKLWMEENKIYLEQQQAKKEQEEQEKLKNKDKPAKKTRRRKPKVATQPCKTAGEAIERMLQEKRISSKINYEVLRDLNSLARACSEVSTHELPLSESVQFGDECGNSLLKSHLQLPESSQEPPAKKKTLRADGTVQKAQGATVADSVIVIESGPVEYATEDIVDEEYDDEEADVSTATINDVNHHQGYYEDYDDYETVEDWS
- the LOC134191014 gene encoding transcription factor IIIB 90 kDa subunit-like isoform X1; amino-acid sequence: MEDMESKISRLLEADAAISEPHLTESDISNEDAITKSHSIGITTSKQVSFAPEVDVDDHSHTDDTIRSDDVESTLKNTARRGILAVRAAGGYDVVAAALGNEITEVPGVVDSLADSEPTESMLVEDESDVWDDLDDAELNKFLLSEEEVTVKTKLWMEENKIYLEQQQAKKEQEEQEKLKNKDKPAKKTRRRKPKVATQPCKTAGEAIERMLQEKRISSKINYEVLRDLNSLARACSEVSTHELPLSESVQFGDECGNSLLKSHLQLPESSQEPPAKKKTLRADGTVQKAQGATVADSVIVIESGPVEYATEDIVDEEYDDEEADVSTATINDVNHHQGYYEDFGNADYDDYETVEDWS
- the LOC134191587 gene encoding uncharacterized protein LOC134191587 produces the protein MYAIGILPLITQLQCETKQVWYADDATGAGCIRGVRQWWNDIVKVGPKFGYHANAVKTWLIVKQNKLEDARSAFADTAVQITTSGKRHLGAALGHPSFVREYVDSKVNEWVRQVEKLSTIAVTHPHVAYSAFTQGLAHRWSYLLRTVPSISEMLKPLEEVIHQRFLPRLTGQPVCCADMRDLLSLPCNLGGLNISDPSKTAESLFAASEHITAPLAALIVEQENAITVSPLETKRRKSEIKAKTQAFHNETLEKLQTNASPQIKGSLEVLSEKGVSSWLTVQPIEEHGFHLAKNDFRDALCLRYGWPLSDLPSKCECGLSFNVDHVMICQKGGFPTLRHNEIRNITADLLREVSTDVTIEPVLRPLDGEQFAHRTAITDDNARVDISARGVWRHGERAFFDVRVFYPNAASNRKHSSLKSAYVSHENEKKRAYGERIREVEHGSFTPLVFTSYGSTGPEATTFYKRVASLHAAKSGEQYSRIMQLIRCRLSFALLRSSILCIRGTRSSTYRPIKVDLLGLIESEAHLDE
- the LOC134191588 gene encoding uncharacterized protein LOC134191588, giving the protein MDIASGSPCYLNPLEEALRSKLIPAITNRSTPGDKMRRLFALPPRLGGLGIVDPRSLTCELEYSKLICAPLVNRIVQQETNLDNVPTKQNSMKASIRQQKHLAQKSHSEITVNDLSVELKRLVELACEKGASCWLTAIPLEQHGFTLHKSAFRDALCLRYGWHPSNLPDICPCGSKFSVDHSLSCPTGGYPSIRHNEVRDLFTNLLTEVCHDVHKEPVLQPLNGEVFQKRCTTSDENARLDIAVSGFWGGHFQRTFFDVRVFNPNASSYKSVQIPSLYKRQEQEKKRRYEERINNVELSSFTPIILACTGGCSKLTSIFLKRLASLLSEKHHTEYSTTI